A stretch of Candidatus Symbiobacter mobilis CR DNA encodes these proteins:
- a CDS encoding ABC transporter ATP-binding protein — protein MGGCRGRWDVGLVRPARWGAVMGKRLRSVSACASACTSASTSAAALELVGVHKHFGAVQVLRGIDLCVQPGECLAIVGANGAGKTTLLDVLSGGCTPSAGRVLLDGVRIDGLAPHAIHQLGLARSFQRSMGFGRLSVWDNLRCAVMWGLGYRYACWLPLSALRTVSHRANEWLARLELEALRNDPVATLPYAQRRALEVGMALAGEARVLLLDEPTSGMGRAQTLHFLALLRTLTQGRTTIVVEHDMDVVAALADRVAVLADGVLAG, from the coding sequence GTGGGTGGGTGCCGTGGGCGCTGGGACGTTGGCCTTGTGCGCCCGGCGCGGTGGGGCGCGGTGATGGGCAAGCGGCTGCGTTCTGTATCGGCGTGTGCATCTGCATGTACATCGGCATCTACATCTGCCGCCGCGCTGGAATTGGTGGGCGTACACAAGCATTTCGGCGCGGTGCAGGTATTGCGTGGTATCGACCTGTGCGTGCAGCCGGGGGAATGTCTGGCCATCGTCGGCGCCAATGGCGCGGGCAAAACCACCTTGCTCGACGTACTCAGTGGGGGCTGTACCCCCAGCGCAGGACGGGTCTTGTTGGACGGAGTGCGTATCGACGGCTTGGCCCCGCACGCAATCCACCAGTTGGGGCTGGCGCGCAGCTTTCAGCGCAGCATGGGGTTCGGGCGGCTCAGCGTATGGGACAACCTGCGCTGCGCCGTGATGTGGGGGCTGGGGTACCGCTACGCTTGCTGGTTGCCCTTGTCCGCGTTGCGTACCGTGAGCCACAGGGCCAACGAATGGTTGGCGCGGCTGGAATTGGAAGCGTTGCGCAACGACCCGGTGGCGACATTGCCCTATGCGCAGCGCAGAGCGCTGGAAGTAGGCATGGCGCTGGCAGGCGAAGCGCGGGTGCTGCTGCTCGACGAACCTACCTCCGGGATGGGGCGCGCGCAAACCTTGCACTTCCTTGCCTTATTGCGCACCTTGACCCAGGGCCGCACCACGATCGTTGTCGAGCACGACATGGATGTCGTTGCCGCATTGGCCGACAGGGTGGCCGTGTTGGCGGATGGGGTGTTGGCGGGGTGA
- a CDS encoding PilT/PilU family type 4a pilus ATPase, whose protein sequence is MERDQASTFITDLLKLMLGRGGSDLFLTADFPPAIKVDGKVTKVSPQPLNGGHTVALARSIMNDKQVAEFERTKECNFAIAPPGLGRFRVNAFMQQNKVGMVLRTIPTTLPSIDTLKLPPILKDIVNTKRGLCIMVGATGSGKSTTLAAMVDWRNETTYGHIITIEDPVEFVHPHKNCVITQREVGIDTESWGAALKNTLRQAPDVILMGEIRDRETMEHAVTFAETGHMCLATLHANSANQALDRVINFFPEERRTQLLMDLSLNLRAMVSQRLVPRQDGKGRVAIIEIMLNSPLVSDLIFKGQVAEIKEVMKKSRNIGMQTFDQALFDAYESNLITYEDALRNADSVNDLRLQIKLNSQRGRSQDLSAGTETMNII, encoded by the coding sequence ATGGAACGCGACCAGGCCAGTACGTTTATCACCGATCTGCTCAAGCTGATGCTGGGGCGCGGGGGCAGTGACCTGTTCCTCACCGCAGACTTTCCGCCTGCCATCAAAGTCGATGGCAAAGTCACCAAGGTATCACCACAGCCGCTCAACGGCGGGCATACCGTCGCGCTCGCGCGGTCGATCATGAACGACAAGCAGGTTGCGGAGTTCGAGCGCACCAAGGAATGCAACTTCGCCATCGCCCCGCCCGGGCTGGGACGCTTTCGCGTCAACGCCTTCATGCAGCAAAACAAGGTTGGCATGGTGCTGCGGACGATCCCGACGACGCTGCCTTCGATCGACACGTTGAAGCTTCCGCCCATTCTCAAAGACATCGTCAACACCAAGCGTGGCTTGTGCATCATGGTCGGCGCAACGGGGTCGGGCAAATCGACGACGCTGGCCGCGATGGTCGACTGGCGCAACGAAACGACCTATGGACACATCATCACGATCGAGGATCCGGTCGAATTCGTCCACCCGCACAAAAACTGCGTCATCACCCAGCGTGAAGTCGGCATCGATACCGAAAGCTGGGGCGCAGCGCTCAAAAACACGCTGCGGCAGGCCCCGGACGTGATTCTGATGGGGGAAATTCGCGACCGGGAAACCATGGAACACGCTGTCACCTTTGCGGAAACCGGCCACATGTGCCTAGCCACGCTCCACGCCAACAGCGCCAACCAGGCACTCGACCGCGTCATCAACTTCTTCCCTGAAGAGCGCCGGACGCAATTGCTGATGGATCTGTCGCTGAACCTGCGTGCCATGGTGTCGCAGCGGCTCGTTCCCCGGCAAGACGGCAAGGGCCGGGTGGCGATCATCGAAATCATGCTCAATTCCCCACTCGTCTCCGACCTCATCTTCAAAGGCCAGGTCGCCGAAATCAAGGAAGTGATGAAAAAGAGCCGCAACATCGGCATGCAGACCTTTGACCAAGCGCTGTTCGACGCCTACGAGAGCAACCTCATCACCTATGAAGATGCCTTGCGCAACGCCGATTCGGTCAATGATCTGCGCTTGCAGATCAAGCTCAACAGCCAGCGCGGCCGCTCGCAGGATCTGAGCGCCGGCACGGAGACGATGAACATCATTTGA
- the gspI gene encoding type II secretion system minor pseudopilin GspI, translating to MNTAPHAPSRGFTLVEVLVALGIVAIALVAGSQAAGALTRMAQRQGDLVLAQLCADNALVAIRLAKQMPSVGDSTVACEQGGREWAVSLGVHPTPNPNFHRVDATVLDGDTPIWRLTTIVGRYP from the coding sequence ATGAATACCGCTCCCCACGCCCCATCCCGAGGGTTCACCCTCGTCGAAGTGCTGGTTGCGCTCGGCATCGTCGCCATTGCACTCGTTGCCGGTTCGCAGGCCGCCGGCGCACTGACACGCATGGCGCAACGGCAAGGCGACCTGGTACTCGCGCAACTCTGCGCGGACAACGCACTCGTCGCGATCCGGCTTGCCAAACAGATGCCCAGCGTGGGGGATAGCACCGTAGCCTGCGAACAGGGCGGGCGCGAGTGGGCCGTTTCGCTCGGCGTCCACCCCACGCCCAACCCCAATTTCCACCGGGTCGATGCCACGGTGCTCGACGGCGACACCCCGATATGGCGATTGACGACGATCGTCGGCCGCTACCCTTGA
- the gspK gene encoding type II secretion system minor pseudopilin GspK, translating into MPAQARSRFATQRGAAILTAMLVMTLVATMAAAMLWRQWQLVEVETARRHRVQAAWILTGALDWARLILREDARQGGADHLAEPWAIPLASARLGTFLAAQSGSDEGIDAADLEDTYLAGYIQDLQGRLNVRNLIHNGQPDPLQVQMWERLFGQLGLPAEELDAMLLGLQAAYATAGGGSSSSGGGSSAESGEGADGNAVAPLQPRRVEDLRALGLSPATLAMLRPFITILPVRTPLNLNTASEIVLGAALTDLDPAQAAAAGRARSAQHFRTLADAQTQLRSTTPLDSANFAVSSRYFGITGQLRTESGTVQETSIVRRDGLHIRVLDRTREVLGPAVTNPTQGEEKSGE; encoded by the coding sequence ATGCCAGCCCAAGCCAGATCCCGATTCGCCACCCAACGCGGCGCTGCCATTCTGACGGCAATGCTTGTCATGACGCTGGTGGCCACGATGGCTGCGGCAATGCTTTGGCGGCAGTGGCAGCTCGTCGAGGTCGAAACCGCGCGGCGGCACCGGGTGCAGGCGGCATGGATTCTGACCGGCGCTCTCGATTGGGCGCGACTGATCCTGCGCGAGGATGCGCGCCAAGGCGGGGCCGACCATCTGGCCGAGCCATGGGCCATTCCGCTGGCTTCGGCGCGGCTGGGGACGTTTCTGGCCGCGCAATCCGGCAGCGACGAAGGGATCGACGCAGCCGACCTGGAAGACACCTACCTGGCCGGGTACATCCAAGATTTGCAAGGGCGGCTGAATGTGCGCAATCTGATCCACAACGGCCAGCCCGATCCATTGCAAGTGCAAATGTGGGAACGCCTGTTTGGCCAACTGGGGCTGCCCGCCGAAGAGCTGGATGCCATGCTTTTGGGCTTGCAGGCAGCGTATGCCACGGCAGGTGGTGGTAGCAGTAGTAGCGGTGGCGGCAGTAGCGCCGAGAGTGGCGAGGGTGCTGATGGGAACGCAGTGGCCCCCTTGCAGCCCCGGCGCGTCGAAGACCTGCGTGCGCTGGGGCTGTCCCCCGCAACGCTGGCGATGCTGCGGCCCTTCATCACCATCCTGCCCGTGCGCACGCCGCTCAACCTGAACACGGCATCCGAAATCGTGCTGGGCGCGGCATTGACAGACCTTGACCCCGCACAGGCCGCAGCAGCGGGGCGCGCACGGTCTGCACAGCACTTTCGCACTCTGGCGGATGCGCAAACCCAGCTCCGCAGCACAACGCCGCTGGACAGCGCGAACTTTGCAGTGTCTTCCCGCTACTTCGGCATCACCGGCCAATTGCGTACCGAATCCGGCACCGTGCAAGAAACCTCGATCGTCCGCCGAGACGGACTGCACATCCGCGTGCTCGACCGCACCCGAGAGGTGCTAGGGCCTGCCGTTACCAACCCCACGCAGGGTGAGGAAAAGAGTGGGGAATAG
- a CDS encoding GspH/FimT family pseudopilin: MCAYRTQPRRSGLQPLPLLAFAGFTLIELLVVIAIMAIAVASVGFLVRDGTADRIEREAVRLAALLESARARSQLSGVAARWQPSAQGFHWEGLPPAERADQELPRHWLHPDTAARIAAPTSALNNAITSPSTAPHTPLPAVILGPEPILPPQRITLYSRSEPAVQIDVDSDGLRPFDVR, encoded by the coding sequence ATGTGTGCCTACCGCACCCAGCCGCGCCGATCTGGCTTGCAGCCACTGCCACTGTTGGCGTTTGCAGGCTTTACGCTGATCGAACTGCTTGTTGTCATCGCGATCATGGCGATTGCCGTGGCGTCGGTGGGGTTCCTCGTTCGGGACGGCACTGCTGACCGCATCGAGCGAGAGGCCGTTCGCCTCGCAGCCTTGCTCGAATCCGCACGCGCACGTTCGCAACTCAGCGGCGTAGCAGCACGCTGGCAACCTTCCGCGCAGGGTTTTCATTGGGAAGGGCTCCCCCCCGCAGAGCGCGCCGACCAAGAATTGCCTCGGCATTGGCTGCACCCCGACACCGCCGCACGCATCGCTGCCCCCACCAGTGCCCTCAACAATGCCATCACCAGCCCCTCTACCGCGCCACACACCCCGCTCCCTGCCGTGATCCTGGGGCCTGAGCCTATCCTCCCGCCCCAGCGCATCACGCTCTATTCCCGCAGCGAGCCAGCCGTGCAGATCGACGTGGACAGCGACGGCTTACGCCCTTTCGACGTGCGATGA
- the lpxC gene encoding UDP-3-O-acyl-N-acetylglucosamine deacetylase, with translation MLLQQTLRSLSRAVGVGLHSGQRVELVMRPAPADTGIVFRRVDLPTPVEIPVSPLAVTDTRLASTLSQGNVKVHTVEHLMSACAGLCIDNLYVDVTAQEIPILDGSASAFVFLLQTAGLQQQDAPRRFVRVLEPIDVRMGEGAQEKWARLTPYDGYRLCFEIDFDHPAVDATGQHVSFDTATGTYARDIARARTFGFTSDVEKLRANGMALGGGMDNAIVLDDDKVLNTGGLRYDDEFVKHKILDAMGDLYLLGKPLLASYSAFRGGHALNNLLLRKLLATPAAWEIVTFDGAAPCPSAGTPSIHSNARHD, from the coding sequence GTGCTGCTCCAGCAAACCTTGCGATCCTTGTCCCGCGCCGTTGGCGTTGGGTTGCATAGCGGGCAGCGCGTGGAACTGGTGATGCGCCCTGCGCCAGCCGATACCGGCATCGTCTTTCGGCGCGTCGATCTCCCCACCCCGGTGGAGATTCCCGTATCCCCGCTGGCGGTTACCGACACGCGCCTGGCTTCGACGCTGTCTCAAGGCAACGTCAAGGTACACACGGTCGAACACCTGATGTCCGCCTGCGCGGGGCTGTGCATCGACAACCTTTACGTCGACGTCACCGCGCAAGAGATTCCGATCCTCGACGGCTCTGCCTCGGCCTTCGTCTTTCTGCTCCAGACCGCCGGGTTACAGCAGCAAGACGCCCCCCGGCGCTTCGTTCGCGTTCTCGAACCGATCGACGTGCGGATGGGCGAAGGCGCACAGGAAAAATGGGCGCGGCTCACCCCCTACGACGGGTACCGGCTGTGCTTCGAGATCGATTTCGACCACCCCGCCGTTGACGCTACAGGCCAGCACGTCTCCTTCGACACCGCGACGGGAACGTATGCCCGGGACATCGCCCGCGCACGCACCTTCGGATTCACGAGCGATGTCGAAAAACTCCGCGCCAATGGCATGGCTTTGGGCGGCGGGATGGACAACGCGATCGTGCTCGATGACGACAAGGTGCTCAACACCGGCGGCTTACGGTACGACGACGAGTTCGTCAAGCACAAAATCCTCGACGCCATGGGCGATCTGTACCTCCTGGGCAAGCCTCTGCTCGCAAGCTACAGCGCCTTTCGCGGCGGCCATGCGCTCAACAACCTCCTGCTACGCAAGCTGCTGGCCACCCCGGCAGCATGGGAGATCGTCACGTTCGACGGCGCTGCGCCGTGCCCGTCGGCAGGTACCCCGTCGATACACTCCAACGCCCGCCACGACTGA
- a CDS encoding prepilin-type N-terminal cleavage/methylation domain-containing protein, which yields MECPCARPHRGFTLVELLVALTILSLIALLSWRGLDALVRADTQLRARTTDVQAAGSALAQWGTDLDALTEQPGIPSLDWDGRVFRILRAGPPPEGGVYVVAWTLRRLGNTGAWMRWQSPPLATRSDLALAWDKAQAWGIAAGEEDRQREVRTLALESWQIYFYRGNAWTNPLSSEGAQAPEAAASSPTTPHSATPEGVRLVLTLAEGEAFAGTLVRDWARMSAVGAQ from the coding sequence ATGGAATGCCCATGCGCAAGGCCCCATCGGGGGTTTACGCTGGTCGAACTGCTCGTCGCGCTGACCATCCTTTCGCTGATCGCGCTGTTGAGCTGGCGCGGGCTGGATGCGCTCGTCCGCGCCGATACCCAGCTTCGTGCGCGCACCACAGACGTGCAGGCCGCTGGTTCCGCGCTGGCGCAATGGGGCACAGACCTTGATGCGCTGACCGAGCAGCCGGGCATCCCCAGCCTGGATTGGGATGGCAGGGTGTTCCGCATCTTGCGTGCAGGCCCTCCCCCCGAAGGCGGGGTATACGTCGTCGCATGGACGTTGCGCCGCCTGGGCAACACCGGTGCTTGGATGCGATGGCAGTCCCCGCCGCTGGCCACGCGCTCCGACCTCGCCCTCGCCTGGGATAAAGCGCAAGCCTGGGGTATCGCCGCCGGGGAGGAAGACCGCCAGCGCGAGGTGCGCACCCTCGCCCTGGAATCGTGGCAAATCTACTTTTACCGGGGCAACGCCTGGACCAACCCCCTCTCCAGCGAAGGCGCCCAGGCGCCGGAAGCCGCAGCATCCTCCCCCACTACCCCCCACAGCGCCACCCCGGAAGGCGTGCGCCTGGTGCTGACGCTGGCCGAAGGAGAAGCCTTTGCAGGCACCCTGGTGCGGGACTGGGCAAGGATGTCTGCCGTAGGGGCGCAGTGA
- the kdsB gene encoding 3-deoxy-manno-octulosonate cytidylyltransferase, whose protein sequence is MALTIVIPARLAAVRLPEKPLADIGGAPMVVRVAQRVASVWAGRARIVVAADHDRILDVCRDFGVEALRTDTNLTTGTDRVAQAAAMLGLADDDFVVNVQGDEPLIDPTLIDGALQSMNDATQACGEPVLMGTAAHPIGTLADFRSPGVVKVVVDARSLALYFSRAQIAFARDTPDALPNPAPLRHIGIYAFRAGFLRTFSQLPPAPIERTESLEQLRVLWHGYRIAVHRTELTPEPGVDTPEDLERVRRKWAATSTPPCLPST, encoded by the coding sequence ATGGCATTGACCATCGTCATCCCCGCACGGCTGGCTGCTGTGCGCCTTCCTGAAAAACCCCTGGCGGACATTGGCGGAGCGCCGATGGTTGTTCGCGTAGCGCAGCGCGTGGCGAGTGTGTGGGCCGGGCGGGCGCGGATCGTCGTGGCTGCGGACCACGACCGCATCCTCGATGTATGTCGGGACTTTGGCGTCGAAGCCTTGCGTACCGATACGAACCTGACCACTGGAACCGACCGTGTCGCCCAGGCTGCTGCCATGTTGGGGCTGGCGGACGATGACTTTGTCGTCAACGTGCAGGGGGACGAACCCTTGATCGACCCCACCCTCATCGACGGGGCACTGCAATCGATGAACGACGCCACCCAAGCGTGTGGCGAGCCGGTCTTGATGGGCACCGCAGCGCACCCCATTGGCACGCTGGCGGACTTTCGCAGCCCAGGCGTCGTCAAGGTCGTCGTCGATGCGCGTTCGCTGGCGCTCTACTTCAGCAGAGCGCAAATTGCCTTTGCCCGCGATACCCCGGATGCACTCCCCAACCCAGCGCCGCTACGGCATATCGGCATCTATGCATTCCGCGCAGGGTTCCTGCGGACGTTTTCCCAGCTCCCCCCCGCACCCATCGAACGCACCGAGTCGTTGGAACAGTTGCGCGTGCTGTGGCACGGCTATCGCATCGCTGTCCACCGCACTGAACTGACCCCGGAACCGGGGGTAGACACGCCCGAAGACTTGGAGCGCGTGCGCCGCAAGTGGGCGGCGACCTCAACACCCCCGTGCCTTCCATCTACGTAG
- a CDS encoding recombinase family protein → MLIREGDALVVTKLDRLARSVADLMPTIQKLDDKPVGVSGFFKIVVAQRNWSVKPLSPWSTALFSMLCISLFDPDGLEQVRRMLRVVSILHRVADDLPAVVIEK, encoded by the coding sequence ATCCTTATCCGAGAGGGAGATGCGTTAGTCGTGACCAAGCTTGATCGTCTGGCGCGGTCGGTAGCCGACCTCATGCCAACGATCCAAAAGCTTGATGACAAACCGGTGGGGGTATCAGGATTTTTCAAGATAGTTGTCGCCCAAAGAAATTGGAGCGTGAAACCGTTGTCGCCATGGAGTACAGCCTTATTCTCCATGCTATGCATCTCCTTATTTGATCCCGATGGACTTGAGCAGGTGCGTCGCATGCTCAGAGTTGTGAGTATCCTGCACCGTGTAGCCGACGATCTTCCGGCTGTAGTGATCGAGAAATAG
- a CDS encoding polysaccharide biosynthesis/export family protein, whose product MYFYFWFSQLLVVCAIVMSGCVHIPTSGPSALKVTNTRTHLGTNAVQVVNVDDQVTRQLLALRKQRLFSETLGNDVTEPLNVGSGDVLEVSIWEAVPATLFGNGMPDLRGMVGASHATVFSEQVVSHSGTINIPFAGSIIASNRSLEQIEQEITQRLQDKANQPQVLVKMIRNASTNVTVIGEVGSSGRVPLTPHGERLLDALAAVGGVRQTVNKITIQVTRGGNVYSMPLDRVIRDPNQNIPLLAGDVITALFQPLSFTALGATGKNEEVNFEAQGITLAQALARAGGLVDFRANAQGVFIFRLEQKSALAWPNQPILVTPEGQVPVVYRVDLNNPSSFFIMQSFPIQNRDVVYVANSPMAELQKFLNVVFSVAYPVLNTIQVTK is encoded by the coding sequence ATGTATTTTTATTTCTGGTTTTCGCAACTTTTGGTCGTTTGTGCAATTGTGATGTCGGGTTGTGTTCACATTCCAACCTCGGGGCCAAGTGCTTTGAAAGTTACAAATACTCGAACGCATCTGGGAACTAATGCAGTTCAGGTCGTTAACGTCGATGACCAAGTTACCCGTCAACTACTGGCACTGAGAAAGCAAAGATTGTTTTCAGAGACATTGGGGAATGATGTGACAGAACCTTTGAATGTAGGATCAGGTGATGTACTTGAAGTGAGCATTTGGGAGGCCGTGCCGGCCACCTTATTTGGCAACGGTATGCCTGACCTGAGGGGTATGGTCGGTGCGTCGCATGCAACTGTCTTCTCGGAGCAAGTTGTGAGCCATTCAGGAACAATCAATATTCCATTTGCTGGATCAATCATCGCTAGTAACCGCAGTCTGGAACAAATAGAACAAGAGATTACGCAACGTCTTCAGGATAAGGCTAACCAACCACAAGTGTTGGTCAAGATGATTCGCAATGCATCAACCAACGTTACAGTAATAGGTGAAGTGGGTAGCAGCGGACGTGTTCCTCTTACTCCTCATGGGGAAAGATTATTGGACGCTTTGGCTGCTGTAGGCGGCGTTAGACAGACAGTAAATAAAATAACTATCCAGGTCACACGCGGTGGCAATGTTTATTCGATGCCACTGGACCGCGTTATTCGTGATCCAAATCAAAACATTCCGCTGTTAGCTGGTGATGTCATTACAGCGCTGTTTCAACCATTGAGCTTCACAGCATTGGGCGCAACTGGTAAAAATGAAGAAGTAAACTTCGAAGCGCAAGGAATCACATTAGCTCAGGCACTGGCTCGAGCGGGTGGCCTTGTCGATTTTCGTGCCAATGCGCAGGGTGTTTTTATTTTTCGCTTAGAACAGAAGTCAGCTTTAGCTTGGCCAAACCAACCCATTCTAGTTACGCCTGAAGGTCAAGTACCTGTGGTGTATCGCGTTGATCTCAATAATCCCAGTAGTTTCTTTATCATGCAAAGTTTTCCAATTCAGAACCGAGATGTTGTGTACGTTGCAAACTCGCCGATGGCAGAACTGCAAAAGTTTTTAAACGTCGTATTTTCTGTTGCCTATCCTGTATTAAATACAATTCAGGTTACAAAATAA
- a CDS encoding Trm112 family protein, whose amino-acid sequence METRLLDLLVCPVTKGPLEYRRETQELVSRSAKLAYPVRDGIPILLESSARALREEESAPSKRPESLP is encoded by the coding sequence ATGGAAACCCGACTACTTGATTTGCTGGTGTGCCCGGTCACCAAAGGCCCCTTGGAATATCGGCGCGAGACGCAGGAATTGGTCTCTCGCAGCGCAAAGCTGGCGTATCCCGTGCGGGACGGCATCCCGATCCTGCTCGAATCCAGCGCGCGTGCGTTGCGGGAGGAGGAATCCGCGCCATCCAAACGCCCTGAATCACTGCCATGA
- a CDS encoding type IV pilus twitching motility protein PilT: protein MDITQLLAFSVKNKASDLHLSAGLPPMIRVHGDVRRINVDLLDHKQVHAMVYDIMNDSQRKTYEEYMEIDFSFEIEGLARFRVNAFNQNRGAGAVFRTIPSKILTLEQLNCPKIFSELALRPRGLVLVTGPTGSGKSTTLAAMVNYLNENEYGHILTVEDPIEFVHDSKKCLINQREVGPHTMSFAAALKSALREDPDAILVGEMRDLETIRLAMTAAETGHLVFGTLHTSSAAKTIDRIIDVFPAEEKEMVRAMLSESLQAVISQTLCKTKDGQGRVAAHEIMLGTSAIRNLIREAKVAQMYSSIQTGNSVGMQTLDQNLTDLVRRNVIAPAEARSKAKIPENFPG from the coding sequence ATGGACATTACGCAGTTGCTGGCATTCAGCGTCAAGAACAAGGCTTCGGACTTGCACCTGTCCGCCGGGCTGCCGCCCATGATCCGCGTACATGGCGACGTGCGCCGAATCAATGTCGACTTGCTGGACCATAAGCAAGTCCACGCGATGGTCTACGACATCATGAACGACTCGCAGCGCAAGACCTACGAGGAATACATGGAAATCGACTTCTCGTTCGAAATCGAAGGGCTGGCGCGGTTCCGGGTCAACGCCTTCAACCAGAACCGGGGGGCAGGCGCGGTGTTTCGGACGATTCCCAGCAAGATCCTCACGCTCGAACAGCTCAACTGCCCCAAGATCTTTTCCGAGCTGGCGCTGCGCCCGCGCGGGTTGGTCCTGGTTACAGGCCCGACGGGGTCGGGCAAGTCCACCACCTTGGCGGCGATGGTGAACTACCTCAATGAAAACGAATACGGCCACATCCTCACGGTCGAAGACCCCATCGAATTCGTACACGATTCCAAAAAGTGCCTGATCAACCAGCGCGAAGTCGGCCCGCACACGATGAGCTTTGCCGCTGCGCTCAAATCCGCCCTGCGCGAAGACCCCGACGCCATCCTCGTTGGCGAAATGCGCGACCTCGAAACGATCCGCTTGGCCATGACCGCCGCCGAGACAGGGCATCTGGTGTTCGGCACGCTGCATACCTCCAGCGCCGCCAAGACCATCGACCGGATCATCGACGTCTTCCCCGCCGAAGAAAAGGAAATGGTTCGTGCCATGTTGTCCGAATCCCTGCAAGCGGTCATCTCCCAAACCCTGTGCAAGACCAAGGATGGCCAAGGGCGCGTCGCGGCGCACGAAATCATGCTGGGAACGAGCGCGATCCGCAACCTGATCCGCGAGGCCAAGGTTGCGCAGATGTACTCCAGTATCCAGACCGGCAATAGCGTAGGCATGCAGACGCTCGACCAAAACCTGACCGACCTCGTCCGGCGCAATGTCATCGCCCCGGCCGAGGCACGCTCGAAGGCCAAAATTCCCGAGAATTTCCCGGGCTAA
- the gspG gene encoding type II secretion system major pseudopilin GspG yields MRRLLPHRLAHRGFTLIELMVVLLIIGVLGALIVPNVLDRADDARITAAQTDIANLVQALKLYRLDNQRYPTAEQGLQALVTKPTIAPIPSRWKGYIDQLPKDPWGNPYVYLNPGIRGEVDVMSYGADGQSGGEGKDADLGSWQP; encoded by the coding sequence ATGCGCAGACTGCTCCCCCACCGCTTGGCCCACCGGGGCTTCACCCTGATCGAGCTGATGGTCGTGTTGCTCATCATCGGCGTGTTGGGCGCACTGATCGTCCCCAATGTGCTCGACCGCGCCGACGACGCACGCATTACCGCAGCCCAGACGGACATCGCCAACCTGGTGCAGGCGCTCAAGCTCTACCGTCTGGACAACCAGCGCTATCCCACCGCAGAGCAGGGTTTGCAGGCGCTTGTGACCAAGCCGACTATCGCGCCGATCCCCAGCCGGTGGAAGGGCTACATCGACCAATTGCCCAAAGACCCCTGGGGCAACCCCTACGTGTACCTCAACCCCGGCATTCGCGGCGAGGTCGATGTGATGTCTTACGGCGCGGATGGCCAAAGCGGCGGGGAAGGCAAAGACGCCGATCTGGGAAGCTGGCAGCCGTAG